A part of Haloarchaeobius sp. HME9146 genomic DNA contains:
- a CDS encoding antibiotic biosynthesis monooxygenase, with protein MFVVANRIPVAEGHEDDFEARFEKRAKKVDQREGFVRMEVLRPVEADRYVVLTYWESEDAFDAWTESEDFREAHRDRPPKEMFSGKSEMESHEVFISAEK; from the coding sequence ATGTTCGTCGTAGCGAACCGCATCCCGGTGGCGGAAGGACACGAAGACGACTTCGAGGCACGGTTCGAGAAGCGCGCCAAGAAGGTCGACCAGCGCGAGGGGTTCGTCCGGATGGAGGTCCTGCGCCCGGTCGAGGCCGACCGGTACGTCGTCCTGACCTACTGGGAATCGGAAGACGCGTTCGACGCGTGGACCGAGAGCGAGGACTTCCGCGAGGCACACCGAGACCGCCCGCCGAAGGAGATGTTCTCGGGCAAAAGCGAGATGGAGTCACACGAGGTCTTCATCTCGGCGGAGAAGTAG